A genomic stretch from Asterias rubens chromosome 7, eAstRub1.3, whole genome shotgun sequence includes:
- the LOC117292465 gene encoding uncharacterized protein LOC117292465, whose amino-acid sequence MADQNLPLDGLPALGRPMKLGMLYDCRNDSIIPGSTLWDSQTIQRHYEVLPQPGAQTTIIASDGMNEKTAALDMEASLKASVLCGLVELEGSAKFLTDKRVSERQARLTLHYKTTTRFEQLTLKTLENETFLQPDVFLNGAATHVVTGILYGAHAFFVFDRECGVGDNIPDVQGKMEDIVEKIPLLDGEGSDSMRDGGDEAFGTKAWGCTFHGDFLVENKPSNYREAADMFIKLPSMLGGNGENAVPIRAWLCPLEGLNKGSDSSGKKTTRQVNINLINQSQGIVEKLDQLQVKCSTMVMQDVCKIFPQFPLKLGKMKKIISDHKVSFQKYLAEKLPAIRGGSVEEATLAEGIRELVKSPWSPNRLLEWIENKDKEMGILQAYMRLFAGIQIVQSRADLQKLTFDPRIECLVCFSFPAGDENGYLDSSAAYLKTNASDSCPVSKGWFDDITTSRNVRKHAKSFMDLSQANQKKTDIVFVVICFDEGEKQPPEKGPISLYELGILTTTGFEPPGRPGKPSITNKSHDEIWLEWQPPDCGTAEVQRYLVQFRKTSECQSGGTTRWNEVHSKSNKRKILLENLEPFTSYEVKVSCICKVGSSLESEASDECTTLPAGPPTQVRKQKESKDQITIVWEQPEQVGKGVVIEKYLIKYKHTGGPSSTAVTTETKNTSDSSCSFTIQGAEAKVKYSIWVTAVCGKAGMGVVSERVELFNGSIQRVEKYAHKLARKAPLISPGVNGTPSIYKVPLTKVPVRPNAKYFSYNFGKRYSASRTHKVIMVVGATGAGKSTLINGMINFILGVDWGDEFRFKIIDEHGEGSKSQAHSQTQCITSYTINKKKCHHISYTLTIIDTPGFGDTRGIERDKAIIEQIRDFFSHPDAHRVDHIDAIGFVAQSSQARLTCPQRYVFDSILSIFGKDISQNILLLVTFADGQRPPVINAVREADIPCYDSMFKFNNSALFANTKGIPAEAGTDAMLDSGSGDEGNADFDKMFWNMGERSMRNFFAALEKLESKSLSLTKEVLEERRRLEVAVEGLQPQIRMGVCKFEELRKEHQILEQHEVEIEANKEFRYEVEVPKSKQVDISCSGKYITNCAKCHYTCHYPCAYANDADKQKCSAMRYGACTVCPGKCVWDVHFNQKYRFEYYSEMEQRSYAELEDRYKDATGKKLTVEQVIRKHEQEFLNVQKCVFVLITDSHKSLQRLEAIALKPNPLSTVEYVDLLIESEKNEVKPGWRSRVNALQDIRKQADIMSKVKQGNFDPFEHYKRDFETRKAKTPKNPWYKFW is encoded by the coding sequence ATGGCAGACCAAAACTTACCACTGGATGGACTTCCAGCCTTGGGTCGACCTATGAAGCTCGGCATGCTGTACGACTGCCGCAATGACTCTATCATACCTGGGTCGACGCTATGGGATTCGCAAACCATACAACGTCATTACGAAGTGCTCCCTCAGCCTGGAGCTCAAACCACCATCATTGCATCAGATGGGATGAACGAGAAGACAGCTGCCCTCGACATGGAAGCATCGTTGAAGGCGAGTGTCCTGTGTGGACTGGTTGAACTGGAGGGCTCAGCCAAGTTCCTTACCGACAAGCGAGTCTCTGAACGGCAGGCACGCCTGACGCTGCATTACAAGACTACCACGAGGTTTGAGCAGTTGACATTGAAAACCTTGGAGAATGAAACTTTCCTCCAACCAGATGTGTTTCTTAATGGTGCTGCAACTCATGTAGTAACAGGTATTCTGTACGGTGCTCATGCGTTTTTTGTTTTCGACAGAGAATGTGGTGTTGGGGATAACATCCCAGATGTGCAGGGAAAGATGGAAGATATAGTGGAAAAGATTCCCTTGTTGGACGGGGAGGGGAGTGATTCAATGAGAGATGGTGGGGATGAGGCATTTGGTACTAAAGCATGGGGTTGTACATTTCATGGAGATTTTCTGGTGGAAAACAAACCATCTAATTACAGGGAAGCAGCTGATATGTTTATAAAACTGCCCTCGATGCTGGGTGGCAACGGGGAAAATGCAGTACCAATACGGGCGTGGCTATGTCCATTAGAAGGGTTAAACAAAGGGTCTGACTCGTCGGGGAAGAAAACCACTAGGCAGGTTAACATTAACTTGATAAATCAATCCCAGGGGATAGTAGAGAAACTGGATCAATTACAGGTTAAATGTAGTACCATGGTGATGCAAGATGTGTGCAAGATATTCCCTCAGTTTCCATTGAAACTGGGCAAAATGAAGAAGATCATATCTGATCATAAGGTGTCATTTCAAAAGTATCTGGCGGAAAAGTTGCCTGCAATTCGCGGGGGTAGTGTGGAAGAGGCCACACTGGCCGAGGGTATTCGTGAGTTAGTAAAGTCCCCGTGGAGTCCGAACCGACTCCTTGAGTGGATCGAAAACAAAGATAAGGAAATGGGTATCTTGCAGGCTTACATGCGACTCTTTGCCGGAATTCAGATCGTACAATCGCGTGCAGACTTACAGAAGTTGACTTTTGATCCTCGGATTGAATGCCTTGTGTGCTTTTCGTTTCCTGCCGGGGACGAGAACGGTTACCTCGATAGCTCGGCCGCGTATCTTAAAACAAATGCATCAGATTCTTGTCCCGTTAGTAAAGGTTGGTTTGATGACATAACAACATCCAGGAATGTCAGGAAACATGCAAAAAGTTTCATGGATCTTTCTCAGGCGAATCAGAAGAAGACGGATATTGTCTTTGTTGTGATATGTTTCGACGAGGGTGAAAAGCAGCCTCCAGAGAAAGGGCCCATTTCGTTGTACGAGCTCGGTATTTTGACCACTACGGGGTTCGAACCACCAGGAAGACCCGGTAAACCATCTATCACAAACAAGTCCCATGACGAAATCTGGCTAGAGTGGCAACCTCCTGATTGTGGAACGGCTGAAGTGCAGCGGTATCTTGTGCAGTTCAGGAAGACGAGTGAATGTCAATCGGGAGGAACAACCCGGTGGAACGAAGTTCACTCAAAGTCAAACAAGAGAAAAATTCTACTTGAGAATTTGGAGCCCTTCACTTCTTATGAGGTCAAAGTCTCCTGCATTTGTAAAGTCGGCTCAAGTCTGGAGAGTGAAGCCAGTGATGAATGTACAACACTCCCTGCCGGTCCACCGACACAAGTGAGGAAACAGAAAGAGTCGAAAGATCAGATAACCATCGTGTGGGAACAACCGGAGCAAGTTGGTAAGGGAGTGGTCATCGAGAAATACTTAATCAAATACAAACATACTGGTGGACCCTCCTCGACTGCCGTTACAACTGAGACCAAAAACACCAGCGATTCTTCATGTTCCTTTACAATTCAGGGTGCAGAAGCCAAGGTGAAGTACAGCATTTGGGTCACAGCTGTGTGTGGCAAAGCGGGAATGGGTGTGGTGAGTGAGCGAGTTGAGCTCTTTAATGGATCAATCCAAAGAGTCGAGAAATATGCACACAAACTCGCTCGAAAGGCTCCTTTAATATCGCCGGGCGTTAACGGGACACCATCGATTTACAAAGTTCCCCTGACCAAAGTTCCAGTGCGTCCCAATGCGAAGTACTTCAGTTACAATTTTGGGAAAAGGTATAGCGCAAGTCGTACACACAAAGTGATAATGGTGGTTGGCGCGACCGGTGCCGGTAAAAGTACCCTGATAAACGGAATGATCAACTTCATTCTTGGGGTGGACTGGGGTGACGAGTTTAGGTTCAAGATTATCGATGAACACGGGGAAGGGAGCAAGTCGCAAGCACACAGTCAAACACAATGCATCACATCATACACCATCAACAAGAAGAAATGTCACCACATTTCCTACACCTTGACCATTATTGATACTCCTGGATTTGGAGATACCCGGGGTATTGAACGAGACAAGGCAATCATCGAGCAAATTCGAGATTTCTTCTCGCACCCAGATGCCCATCGCGTGGATCACATTGACGCTATAGGGTTCGTGGCACAATCGTCACAGGCACGGTTAACCTGTCCCCAGCGTTACGTTTTTGACTCTATTCTGTCAATCTTCGGCAAGGACATTTCCCAAAACATCCTTCTCCTTGTGACGTTCGCAGATGGTCAGCGACCACCGGTCATAAACGCAGTTAGAGAGGCTGACATTCCTTGCTATGACAGCATGTTCAAGTTTAACAACTCAGCATTGTTTGCAAACACCAAAGGCATTCCTGCAGAAGCAGGCACCGACGCCATGTTAGACAGCGGTTCCGGTGACGAAGGTAATGCcgattttgacaaaatgttctGGAATATGGGAGAACGGAGCATGCGCAATTTTTTTGCGGCTCTCGAAAAGTTGGAATCAAAAAGTCTTTCCCTTACTAAGGAAGTCTTGGAGGAACGCAGACGTTTGGAGGTTGCTGTTGAAGGATTACAACCCCAGATCCGGATGGGTGTTTGTAAATTCGAGGAGTTGAGGAAAGAGCACCAGATCCTTGAGCAGCACGAGGTAGAGATCGAGGCAAACAAAGAGTTCAGGTACGAGGTTGAAGTTCCAAAGAGCAAACAAGTAGATATTTCCTGCTCTGGTAAGTACATTACGAATTGCGCCAAGTGTCATTACACTTGTCATTATCCTTGTGCGTATGCCAATGACGCCGATAAGCAAAAGTGTTCGGCTATGAGATATGGAGCTTGTACTGTCTGTCCAGGGAAATGTGTATGGGATGTCCATTTCAATCAGAAGTACAGGTTCGAATACTACAGCGAGATGGAGCAGCGATCGTACGCCGAGCTAGAGGACCGATATAAAGACGCAACTGGCAAGAAACTAACCGTCGAACAAGTCATTCGCAAACATGAGCAAGAGTTTCTCAATGTACAGAAATGCGTGTTTGTCTTGATTACGGATTCGCATAAAAGTTTGCAGCGACTGGAAGCGATTGCGTTGAAGCCGAACCCGTTGAGTACCGTTGAGTATGTAGATCTGTTGATCGAGTCAGAGAAGAACGAGGTGAAGCCCGGATGGCGGTCTAGAGTGAATGCTCTTCAAGACATTCGCAAACAGGCAGATATTATGTCAAAGGTCAAGCAGGGAAACTTTGATCCATTCGAGCACTACAAAAGAGATTTTGAAACGCGTAAAGCAAAAACACCAAAGAATCC